Below is a genomic region from Microbacterium esteraromaticum.
CGGTGCCGTCGGCCGCGACGATGAGCTGCGGCGTCTCCATCTGCACCTCGAAGCGCAGGCGTCCTGGCGCGAGCCCCAGACGCTCCTCGAAGCGCTCGCACAGCGCGACCATGGCCTCGACCTGCGCGACGGTGGTCACCTTCGGCAGGGTGAGGATGAGGCCTTCCGGCAGCTCGCCCGCGCCGGCCAGCGTGGTGACGAAGCGGTCGAGGGTGCGGATGCCGCGGCGCCGGGTCGGCGCCTCGAAGCACTTGAACCGGATGCCGATGAACGGCGTCGCCGTGCCTGCGGCGACGGCCTCGGCGACGCGCTCGGCGGCAAGCACCGCCGCCGCGTCCTCCTCGTCGTCGCCACGGGTGCCGTAGCCGTCCTCGAAGTCGAGGCGCAGGTCCTCGATGGGCTCGCGGCGCAGCTTGGCATCCACCAGCGGCGCGAGCTCGCCGGCGAGGTGGCCAAGGCCGACCGACTCGGCGAGCGCGGTCATGCCGCCGGCCGCCTCGACGGCGGCGAGGGCGTCGGCGCCGAAGCGCGCGGGCAGCGCCGGGTCGAAGCGGTCGGCAGGCACGTACAGCGTGTGCACGGGCTGACGGCTCCCGTCATCGCCCGGGTACGAGCCCGAGAGCAGGGCGTCGGTCTGTGCCAGGCTGGCGTCGATGTCTGCGAAGTCGTCTTCGCGCAGCGATGTATGGGCTGTCACGGTGCTCACTCCTTGTCTGCGGCGGCGGACTCGACGACGCGGACGATGGCGTCTGCGACGGCACCGGCGACGAGCGGGTCGAAGACGCTCGGGATGATGAAGCTCGCGTTGAGCTCATCCTCCTCGACTCGCGAGGCGATGGCGTACGCCGACGCGACCAGCATAGGCGGGGTGATGTCTGCCACGCCCGCGTCGAGCAGACCCCGGAAGACGCCGGGGAAGGCGAGCACGTTGTTGATCTGGTTGGGGAAGTCGCTTCGGCCGGTGGCGACGATCGCGGCGTGCTTGGATGCCACCACCGGGTCGACCTCGGGGGTCGGGTTGGCCATGGCGAAGACGACCGCGTCGTCGGCCATCGCGGCGATGTCGTTCTCGTCGAGCACATTGGGCGCGCTCACGCCGATGAACACGTCGGCGTCGACCATGGCCTCCTTGAGGGTGCCCGTGAAGCCGCGCGGGTTGGTGGTGGCGGCGATCTCGCGGCGGTGCGCGTCGGCGTACTCGACGCCGGCGACGATGGCGCCGTCGCGGCCGCAGGCCACGATGTCCTTCGCGCCCTCGGCGAGCAGCAGCTGGATGATCGCGTTGCCCGCGGCGCCGACGCCGGAGACGACGATGCGCACGTCCTCGATCTTCTTCTTGACGACCTTGAGGGCGTTGACCAGGGCGGCGAGGGTGACGATCGCCGTGCCGTGCTGGTCGTCGTGGAAGACGGGGATGTCGAGCTCTTCGCGCAGACGCGCCTCGATCTCGAAGCAGCGCGGCGCCGCGATGTCCTCCAGGTTCACGCCGCCGTAGACCGGAGCGATCGCCTTGACGATCTTGATGATCTCCTCGGTGTCCTTCGTGTCGAGACAGACCGGCCACGCGTCGACGTTGGCGAACTGCTTGAACAGGGCGGCCTTGCCCTCCATGACGGGCAGCGCGGCCTCGGGGCCGATGTCGCCGAGGCCGAGCACGGCGGTGCCGTCGGTGACCACGGCGATCGTGTTGCGCTTGACCGTGAGGTTGCGGGCCTTGCTCTTGTCCTCGGCGATGGCCATGCAGACGCGGGCGACACCCGGCGTGTAGGCGCGCGAGAGGTCGTCGCGGTTGCGAAGCGGAACGCTCGGCACGACCTCGAGCTTGCCGCCGAGGTGCATGAGGAAGGTGCGGTCGCTGACCTGGCGCACGTGCACGCCGTCGAGGGCCTGAACGGCGTCGCGGATGCGCGAGGCGTGGTCGTCGTCGATGGTGTTGCAGGTGAGGTCGACGACGATCGAGGTGGGGTGCGACTCGACGACGTCGAGCGCGGTGATAGCGGCACCGGCGGATGCCGCTGCGGCGGCGAGCTCGCTGGTGACGCTGAAGTTGGAGGGAGCGTCGATACGCAGAGTGATCGAGTTACCGGGACCCGGGTTGGCCATGTTTCCTCTTCCCTGAGGTGCGCCGCACGCGTCAGCGCCGACTCACATTTGCTTGTGGACTACCTCGTGCTTTCGCATCGTGGAGACTATTGTCTATCTTACGAAAGTCCGATGCAATCAACGATGATGTACATCGCAGGATTTTCGCTCTCACTTCTCGCATGATGGAATCATGTCGGTACCTAGGAGGACACCCATGGCCGAAACCAAGACACCGCGCAGCAGCGGTTCAGGCGTGCAGTCCGTCGAGCGCGTGTTCGAGCTGCTCGAGCTGGTCACCGATGCGGGCGGCGATGTCACCCTCAGCGAGCTCGCATCGTCGACCGATCTGCCCCTGCCGACCATCCATCGCCTGCTGCGCACGCTCGTCTCCCTCGGCTACGCGCGCCAGCTGCCGAACCGCCGCTACGCCCTCGGGCCGCGGCTGATCCGCATCGGCGAGGGCGCATCCCGGCAGTTCGGCGCCCTGGCGCGTCCGCAGCTTAAGGGCCTGGTCGACCAGCTCGGCGAGAGCGCGAACATGGCGGTGCTCGACGGCAACATGGTCGTGTATGTCGCGCAGGTCCCCTCGCTGCACTCGATGCGCATGTTCACCGAGGTCGGCCGCCGCGCGCACACGCACGACACCGGCGTGGGCAAGGCGATCCTCGCGCAGCTTCCCGACGACACCGTTCGCAGCATCGTCACACGCGCCGGCATGCCCACCCCCACCGAGTTCAGCATCGGCGACGTGGATGCCCTGATCGCCGAGCTCGACCGCATCCGCGAGCGCGGCTACGCGATCGACGACCAGGAGCAGGAGATCGGCGTGCGGTGCTTCTCGATGGCCGTGCCCGACGCCCCGACCCCCACGGCCGTCTCGGTCTCCGGGCCGATCTCGCGCGTGGACGACGCGTTCGGCGACCGCGCCGTGCCGATGCTGCGCAAGGCGGCCGAGGCGATCAGCGCCGAGCTCGCGTCCTGACGCGCTCTCCTTCGGGAGGAGTTCTCACGTTCGGGAGGAAGCCCTGTCGCAGGGCCTCCTCCCGAACGCGTCTTCCCCTCCCGAGAGTGAGGTGTGTCAGGCGTCTCCGCCCGCGTTGCCGCTCGTGCCCGCGTTGACGTCGAGCAGGCGGTAGCGCTCCGCGGCCTTCCCGGGAGCAGCGGCATCCACCTCTCCCCTCGCGGCGAGCAGCTGCAGCGCGCGGACGACGACCGAGTGCGAGTCGATCTTGAAGAAGCGGCGGGCGGCGGCACGGGTGTCCGAGAAGCCGAAGCCGTCGGCGCCAAGGGTCGCCCAGTCGTTCCTCACGAACTGACGGATCTGGTCGGGCAGGTCCTTCGCGTAGTCGCTGACCGCGACGATCGGGCCGTGAGCGTCTGCCAGCTGCTGCTGCACGAACGGCGTGCGCACGCCGCTCTCGGGGTGCAGGAACGCCTCCTCCTCGGCGCGCACCGCGTCGCGGCGCAGCTCGGTCCACGAGGTGACCGAGAACACATCGGCCGCGACGCCCCACTCCTCGCGCAGCAGCTGCTGCGCCTCGAGGGCCCAGGTCACGCCGATGCCGGAAGCAAGCAGGTGCGCCCGAGGGCCGTCGCCCTGCGGGGGCGAGATGCGGTGGATGCCGCCCAGGATGCCCTCGACATCGACCCCTTCGGGCTCGGCCGGCTGCACGATCGGCTCGTTGTAGACCATGAGGTTGTAGATCCGGTTGCGGTCGGTCGAGTCGGGCCCGTACATGCGCTCGATGCCCGCGCGCATGATGTGCCCGATCTCGTAGCCGTACGCCGGGTCGTAGGTCACCACGGCCGGGTTGGTGGCGGCGAGCAGCGGCGAATGGCCGTCGGCGTGCTGCAGGCCCTCACCGGTGAGCGTCGTGCGGCCCGCGGTGGCCGAGATGAGGAAGCCGCGCGCCATCTGGTCGGCTGCCGCCCACAGCGAGTCGCCGGTGCGCTGGAAGCCGAACATCGAGTAGAACACGTAGATCGGGATCAGAGGCACCCCATGGGTGGCGTAGGCCGTGCCGGCCGCGGTGAACGCCGCGATCGAACCCGCCTCGTTGATGCCGACATGAAGGATCTGCCCTGCCGTGCTCTCCTTGTACGAGAGCACGATGTCGCGGTCGACGGCGAGGTAGTTCTGGCCGTTCGGGTTGTAGATCTTCGCCGTGGGGAAGAAGGCGTCCATGCCGAAGGTGCGCGCCTCGTCGGGGATGATCGGCACGATGCGGTGACCGAACTCCTTGTCGCGCATGAGGTCCTTCAGCACCCGCACGAAGGCCATGGTCGTCGCGGCCTCCTGCTTGCCCGAGCCGCGGGCGGCGACCTCATAGGCCTTGGCATCGGGCAGGGCGATCTCGCCCGAGGCGTGCGGACGCCGCTCGGGCAGGAACCCGCCGAGCGCCCGGCGGCGCTCGTGCATGTACCGGATCTCGGGGGCGTCGGCGCCGGGGTGGTAGTACGGCGGCTGATACGGGTCGGCCTCGAGCTGGGCATCCGTGATCGGCACCCGCAGGTGGTCGCGGAAGTCCTTGAGGTCCTGCAGCGTCAGCTTCTTCATCTGGTGGGTCGCGTTGCGCGCCTCGAAGCGCTGCCCGAGGCCGTAGCCCTTCACCGTCTTGACGAGGATGACGGTCGGCTTGCCGTTTCGCTGCATCGACTGCTGATACGCCGCGAAGACCTTGTGGTAGTCGTGACCGCCTCGCTTGAGACCCCAGATCTGGTCGTCGGTGAGGTCCTCCACGAGGGCGGCGGCACGCGGGTCGCGACCGAAGAAGTTCTCGCGGATGAACCCGCCCGACTCGGCCTTGTACGTCTGGTAGTCGCCGTCGCGGGTGGTGTTCATGATGTCGACGAGCGCGCCGTCGTCGTCGCGGGCGAGCAGGTCGTCCCACTCGCGACCCCAGATCACCTTGATGACGTTCCAGCCGGCACCGCGGAAGAAGCCCTCGAGCTCCTGGATGATCTTGCCGTTGCCCCGCACGGGTCCGTCGAGGCGCTGCAGATTGCAGTTGACGACGAAGGTGAGGTTGTCGAGGCCGTCGTTGGCGGCGAGCTGCAGCAGACCGCGCGACTCCGGTTCGTCCATCTCGCCGTCCCCGAGGAACGCCCAGACGTGCTGGTCGCTCGTGTCCTTCAGGCCCCTGCCCTGCAGGTAGCGGTTGGACTGCGCCTGGTAGATCGCGTTCATCGGGCCGATCCCCATCGACACGGTCGGGAACTCCCAGAACTCCGGCATCAGACGCGGATGCGGGTACGAGCTCAGCGCGTGGCCCTCGCGGGACTTCTCCTGGCGGAAGCCGTCGAGGTCCTCCTCGCTGAGGCGCCCCTCCATGAACGCGCGCGCGTACATGCCTGGCGATGCGTGCCCCTGGAAGAAGATCTGGTCGCCGCCGCCGGGGTGGTCCTTGCCGCGGAAGAAGTGATTGAAGCCCACCTCGTAGAGCGTCGCCGCTCCGGCGTAGGTGGAGATGTGGCCGCCGACGCCGATGCCCGGCCGCTGCGCGCGGTGCACGAGGACGGCCGCGTTCCAGCGCATCCAGGCGCGGTAGCGTCGCTCGAGCTCCTCGTCGCCCGGGTAGGCGGGCTCGTCGGTTGCGGCGATCGTGTTGACGTAGTCGGTGGTGGCGCTGGGCTCGTCGCGGATGCCCGCCCGCTCGACCAGGCTGCGCACGATGTGCTCGCCGCGTGCGCGGCCGTGCACATCGACGACGGCGTCGAGGGATTCGAGCCACTCGGCGGTCTCGTCCGGGTCGATGTCGAGGACGGTTTCAGTGGCGGATGCTGAGGCGCGATCGTCGTTCACTTTCGGCCTTTCTTGTTAGATGGAGTGGATGCTGCCGATCAGGCAGGGGAACAGGAAGCGGAAGGGGTGACCGTGAGCGAGCGCATCGCCGTCGTCACAGGAGCGGGTTCGGGGATCGGTCGGGCTGTGACGGAGGCCATGCTCGAGGCGGGATTCCGGGTCGCCCTCGCGGGGCGACGGGCGGATGCCCTCGAGCAGACCGCGGCAGGGCATCCGGATGCCCTGGTCGTGCCGACCGACATCACCGACCCGGCGCAGGTCGACGCGCTGTTCGCCCGGGTCGTGGCGGAGTGGGGCCGGGTGGACGTGCTGTTCAACAACGCCGGGATCTTCGGCCCCGCGGCATCCGCGGCCGACGTCGATCCCGACGAATGGCGCCGGACGATCGACGTGAACGTGACCGGTGCACTGCTGTGCGCGGGTGCCGCGATGCGCACCATGATCGCCCAGCGGCCGCAGGGCGGCCGCATCATCAACAAC
It encodes:
- a CDS encoding DUF6986 family protein; its protein translation is MTAHTSLREDDFADIDASLAQTDALLSGSYPGDDGSRQPVHTLYVPADRFDPALPARFGADALAAVEAAGGMTALAESVGLGHLAGELAPLVDAKLRREPIEDLRLDFEDGYGTRGDDEEDAAAVLAAERVAEAVAAGTATPFIGIRFKCFEAPTRRRGIRTLDRFVTTLAGAGELPEGLILTLPKVTTVAQVEAMVALCERFEERLGLAPGRLRFEVQMETPQLIVAADGTAPVATLLHRAQGRVSALHYGTYDYSASLQIAAAYQSMEHPAADYAKQVMQVAVAETGVRLSDGSTNVIPLGEKAQEAWTLHARLVRRSLERGYYQGWDLHANQLPTRYLATYAFYREGFDAAARRLDNYLHGSDATIMDEPATARALARFVVRGLECGALTDDEVRSSTGASPAELTRLAHPKLATKEA
- a CDS encoding IclR family transcriptional regulator; this translates as MAETKTPRSSGSGVQSVERVFELLELVTDAGGDVTLSELASSTDLPLPTIHRLLRTLVSLGYARQLPNRRYALGPRLIRIGEGASRQFGALARPQLKGLVDQLGESANMAVLDGNMVVYVAQVPSLHSMRMFTEVGRRAHTHDTGVGKAILAQLPDDTVRSIVTRAGMPTPTEFSIGDVDALIAELDRIRERGYAIDDQEQEIGVRCFSMAVPDAPTPTAVSVSGPISRVDDAFGDRAVPMLRKAAEAISAELAS
- a CDS encoding SDR family oxidoreductase, which gives rise to MTVSERIAVVTGAGSGIGRAVTEAMLEAGFRVALAGRRADALEQTAAGHPDALVVPTDITDPAQVDALFARVVAEWGRVDVLFNNAGIFGPAASAADVDPDEWRRTIDVNVTGALLCAGAAMRTMIAQRPQGGRIINNGSISAQVPRPQSVAYAVSKHAITGLTRSIDLDGRRHGISCGQIDIGNAATQIMTEIGVGSGALQADGSRMVEPTFDVADAARTVLFMAQLPAEANIPSLTVAAAGMPFGGRG
- a CDS encoding NAD-dependent malic enzyme; translation: MANPGPGNSITLRIDAPSNFSVTSELAAAAASAGAAITALDVVESHPTSIVVDLTCNTIDDDHASRIRDAVQALDGVHVRQVSDRTFLMHLGGKLEVVPSVPLRNRDDLSRAYTPGVARVCMAIAEDKSKARNLTVKRNTIAVVTDGTAVLGLGDIGPEAALPVMEGKAALFKQFANVDAWPVCLDTKDTEEIIKIVKAIAPVYGGVNLEDIAAPRCFEIEARLREELDIPVFHDDQHGTAIVTLAALVNALKVVKKKIEDVRIVVSGVGAAGNAIIQLLLAEGAKDIVACGRDGAIVAGVEYADAHRREIAATTNPRGFTGTLKEAMVDADVFIGVSAPNVLDENDIAAMADDAVVFAMANPTPEVDPVVASKHAAIVATGRSDFPNQINNVLAFPGVFRGLLDAGVADITPPMLVASAYAIASRVEEDELNASFIIPSVFDPLVAGAVADAIVRVVESAAADKE
- the aceE gene encoding pyruvate dehydrogenase (acetyl-transferring), homodimeric type, which encodes MNDDRASASATETVLDIDPDETAEWLESLDAVVDVHGRARGEHIVRSLVERAGIRDEPSATTDYVNTIAATDEPAYPGDEELERRYRAWMRWNAAVLVHRAQRPGIGVGGHISTYAGAATLYEVGFNHFFRGKDHPGGGDQIFFQGHASPGMYARAFMEGRLSEEDLDGFRQEKSREGHALSSYPHPRLMPEFWEFPTVSMGIGPMNAIYQAQSNRYLQGRGLKDTSDQHVWAFLGDGEMDEPESRGLLQLAANDGLDNLTFVVNCNLQRLDGPVRGNGKIIQELEGFFRGAGWNVIKVIWGREWDDLLARDDDGALVDIMNTTRDGDYQTYKAESGGFIRENFFGRDPRAAALVEDLTDDQIWGLKRGGHDYHKVFAAYQQSMQRNGKPTVILVKTVKGYGLGQRFEARNATHQMKKLTLQDLKDFRDHLRVPITDAQLEADPYQPPYYHPGADAPEIRYMHERRRALGGFLPERRPHASGEIALPDAKAYEVAARGSGKQEAATTMAFVRVLKDLMRDKEFGHRIVPIIPDEARTFGMDAFFPTAKIYNPNGQNYLAVDRDIVLSYKESTAGQILHVGINEAGSIAAFTAAGTAYATHGVPLIPIYVFYSMFGFQRTGDSLWAAADQMARGFLISATAGRTTLTGEGLQHADGHSPLLAATNPAVVTYDPAYGYEIGHIMRAGIERMYGPDSTDRNRIYNLMVYNEPIVQPAEPEGVDVEGILGGIHRISPPQGDGPRAHLLASGIGVTWALEAQQLLREEWGVAADVFSVTSWTELRRDAVRAEEEAFLHPESGVRTPFVQQQLADAHGPIVAVSDYAKDLPDQIRQFVRNDWATLGADGFGFSDTRAAARRFFKIDSHSVVVRALQLLAARGEVDAAAPGKAAERYRLLDVNAGTSGNAGGDA